The window CGCGATGCTGGAGAAGTGGGCTGCAGAAGGCGGCCGCAAGCTCTCCTAAGCCGTCGAGATGTTGCATGAATGAGAAAAGGGGAGGTGCTGCGGCACCTCCCCTTTTTGCTGATGGGATGAAAATTATTGAACCCTGATCACGGCAGGGCCGTGGGAACAGCTACTCGCCGAAGACCTGGGCCGAGAAGATGTAGATGTCCGTGTTCTCTTTCCAGTCATCGCGCCCCATCCCTGCCTTGAGAGCAGTCTGCTGGAGGAAGGCGTCCCGATCCCAGCCGTATTCGGTTGCCACCTGTGGCAGGAGCACACCACGGTGGAAGTTGCGTTCGAGGTAGATGCCATGGGTTCCGACTTCGATTTCCTCAATGTCGGTGATCTTCTGCAGAGGGGAAAGCACCGAAATCTCAACCGTGAAATCGGATAGGTCCTGCTTTTTCATCGGGTAGAAACGAGGGTCTTTGGTTGCTGCTGCGACAGCCATTTCCTGAACCAGCTGTATCAAAGGCTTGTCGGAGATGAAGTTGCCGATACAGCCCCGAAGCTTGCCGTTCATTTTGATGCTGACGAAGCAGCCCTGGTGGGATTGTAGATTCTCTGCCGCAACCTCGCGAGTTTGCACTGAACCCGAGGTTATAAATGAGACGATCGCTTCCCTGGCAGTTTCCAG of the Geobacter sp. genome contains:
- the amrA gene encoding AmmeMemoRadiSam system protein A, which gives rise to MLNQLTQAEKRQLLETAREAIVSFITSGSVQTREVAAENLQSHQGCFVSIKMNGKLRGCIGNFISDKPLIQLVQEMAVAAATKDPRFYPMKKQDLSDFTVEISVLSPLQKITDIEEIEVGTHGIYLERNFHRGVLLPQVATEYGWDRDAFLQQTALKAGMGRDDWKENTDIYIFSAQVFGE